From one Xiphias gladius isolate SHS-SW01 ecotype Sanya breed wild chromosome 12, ASM1685928v1, whole genome shotgun sequence genomic stretch:
- the si:dkey-106g10.7 gene encoding uncharacterized protein C11orf95 homolog isoform X2 yields the protein MEEKETGEREPVDLRCAEQAELLSLIISGEEEATQEESDIGEEDGLANGHVEEESGAGMITPVRSPVTSYWSITEGPDHPLLLSPAPGPSGRKPRVQRASRPGLSRIPGRDHRRYYHEYWRSEYLMDFDPQRHGMICMVCGSSLATLKLSTIKRHIRQKHPDSLLWSAADKEVIRSGWESHLSLGGGHRSYSSAAGPSPQEEEEQLDSGQHTAEPLDPVTPQEQPQQPLSLSPRSEEVDAPQPQEEEQDGPSARTLERYLNDSLHAWFRQEFLMEYEAEAGRLLCMVCGGELPSLHLDHIKSHVLDTHPNSLVYSSEEKHCILQAWAQTHEESDNSIKSEPSTKEGGVDLFAQDVEAIQLNTDLYPESDGPLTQDTCLIGEDGGVGVQQQGPQPLRQPRKRRLRGGNPWRLRLDYLVAYGPQGQDTFCMVCSQVLRETKVSSFRRHIQECHPETTTLSRQEREAMAAAWTKDYSSEGMQIQDEINPSEATTGETNEDASPDVRTPSKMVKKEEGVSGRKGKARDSSITATPSRHGHYPGKDQRRNYQVRWRMEYLMDYDCRRHGLICIVCGATLATLKVSTIKRHIQQVHPHSLDYSPEEKHQALLSYNQTALHFVHSDDCFSSQDHGHTELAPSPSHFGT from the exons AAGAGGATGGTCTTGCCAATGGCCATGTTGAGGAGGAATCAGGGGCTGGCATGATTACACCTGTCAGATCTCCAGTCACCAGCTACTGGAGCATCACAGAGGGCCCCGACCACCCGCTCCTCCTCTCCCCGGCCCCCGGGCCCTCTGGACGAAAGCCCAGGGTCCAGAGGGCCTCACGTCCAGGCCTCAGCCGGATCCCAGGTCGGGACCACCGCCGCTACTACCACGAGTACTGGCGCAGCGAGTACCTCATGGACTTTGACCCCCAGCGGCATGGGATGATTTGCATGGTGTGCGGCAGCTCACTGGCCACCCTGAAGCTCAGCACCATAAAGAGGCACATCAGACAGAAGCACCCTGACTCCCTGCTGTGGAGTGCTGCCGACAAGGAGGTGATCCGCTCAGGCTGGGAGAGCCACCTGAGCCTGGGGGGAGGTCATAGGTCATATAGCTCTGCTGCTGGACCTTCACCtcaggaagaagaggagcagcTGGACTCAGGCCAACATACTGCAG AACCCCTGGACCCTGTGACACCCCAGGAGCAGCCACAACAACCCCTCAGTCTGTCTCCACGGTCTGAGGAAGTTGACGCCCCACAGCcccaggaggaggagcaggatgGACCATCAGCTCGGACCCTGGAACGCTACCTGAATGACTCGCTGCACGCCTGGTTCCGCCAGGAGTTCCTGATGGAGTATGAAGCAGAGGCTGGCCGGTTGCTGTGCATGGTGTGTGGAGGAGAACTGCCGTCGCTTCACCTGGACCACATCAAGAGCCATGTGCTGGACACCCACCCCAACTCCTTGGTCTACAGCTCCGAGGAGAAGCACTGCATCCTGCAGGCCTGGGCTCAGACTCATG AAGAGTCAGATAACTCAATTAAATCAGAGCCCAGCACCAAAGAAGGTGGGGTGGACCTCTTTGCTCAGGATGTGGAGGCCATCCAGCTCAACACTGACTTGTACCCAGAAAGTGATGGCCCTTTAACTCAGGACACTTGTCTTATCGGTGAGGACGGTGGCGTTGGAGTTCAACAACAGGGACCCCAGCCCCTCCGCCAGCCCAGGAAGAGGCGGCTGCGTGGGGGCAACCCATGGAGACTCCGCCTTGACTACCTGGTGGCCTATGGGCCTCAGGGCCAGGACACATTCTGCATGGTGTGTTCTCAGGTCCTGCGCGAAACCAAGGTCAGCAGCTTTCGCCGCCACATCCAGGAATGTCACCCTGAGACAACAACCTTGAGCCGACAAGAAAGGGAAGCCATGGCTGCTGCCTGGACCAAAGATTACTCTAGTGAAGGCATGCAAATTCAAGATG AAATCAACCCTAGTGAAGCTACTACAGGAGAAACAAATGAGGACGCCTCCCCTGATGTCAGAACACCCAGTAAAATGGTGAAGAAGGAGGAGGGTGTTAGCGGACGGAAGGGTAAAGCAAGGGACAGCAGCATCACAGCCACACCTTCTCGTCACGGCCATTACCCCGGGAAGGACCAGAGGAGGAACTACCAGGTGCGCTGGCGGATGGAGTACCTAATGGACTACGACTGCAGGAGACACGGGCTGATCTGCATAGTGTGTGGAGCCACTCTGGCCACGCTGAAGGTCAGCACCATCAAGAGACACATCCAGCAGGTACATCCCCACTCTCTGGACTACAGCCCAGAGGAGAAGCATCAGGCCTTGCTGAGCTACAACCAGACTGCCCTGCACTTCGTCCACTCTGATGACTGCTTCTCCTCCCAGGACCACGGACACACCG
- the si:dkey-106g10.7 gene encoding uncharacterized protein C11orf95 homolog isoform X1 encodes MEEKETGEREPVDLRCAEQAELLSLIISGEEEATQEESDIGEEDGLANGHVEEESGAGMITPVRSPVTSYWSITEGPDHPLLLSPAPGPSGRKPRVQRASRPGLSRIPGRDHRRYYHEYWRSEYLMDFDPQRHGMICMVCGSSLATLKLSTIKRHIRQKHPDSLLWSAADKEVIRSGWESHLSLGGGHRSYSSAAGPSPQEEEEQLDSGQHTAAEPLDPVTPQEQPQQPLSLSPRSEEVDAPQPQEEEQDGPSARTLERYLNDSLHAWFRQEFLMEYEAEAGRLLCMVCGGELPSLHLDHIKSHVLDTHPNSLVYSSEEKHCILQAWAQTHEESDNSIKSEPSTKEGGVDLFAQDVEAIQLNTDLYPESDGPLTQDTCLIGEDGGVGVQQQGPQPLRQPRKRRLRGGNPWRLRLDYLVAYGPQGQDTFCMVCSQVLRETKVSSFRRHIQECHPETTTLSRQEREAMAAAWTKDYSSEGMQIQDEINPSEATTGETNEDASPDVRTPSKMVKKEEGVSGRKGKARDSSITATPSRHGHYPGKDQRRNYQVRWRMEYLMDYDCRRHGLICIVCGATLATLKVSTIKRHIQQVHPHSLDYSPEEKHQALLSYNQTALHFVHSDDCFSSQDHGHTELAPSPSHFGT; translated from the exons AAGAGGATGGTCTTGCCAATGGCCATGTTGAGGAGGAATCAGGGGCTGGCATGATTACACCTGTCAGATCTCCAGTCACCAGCTACTGGAGCATCACAGAGGGCCCCGACCACCCGCTCCTCCTCTCCCCGGCCCCCGGGCCCTCTGGACGAAAGCCCAGGGTCCAGAGGGCCTCACGTCCAGGCCTCAGCCGGATCCCAGGTCGGGACCACCGCCGCTACTACCACGAGTACTGGCGCAGCGAGTACCTCATGGACTTTGACCCCCAGCGGCATGGGATGATTTGCATGGTGTGCGGCAGCTCACTGGCCACCCTGAAGCTCAGCACCATAAAGAGGCACATCAGACAGAAGCACCCTGACTCCCTGCTGTGGAGTGCTGCCGACAAGGAGGTGATCCGCTCAGGCTGGGAGAGCCACCTGAGCCTGGGGGGAGGTCATAGGTCATATAGCTCTGCTGCTGGACCTTCACCtcaggaagaagaggagcagcTGGACTCAGGCCAACATACTGCAG CAGAACCCCTGGACCCTGTGACACCCCAGGAGCAGCCACAACAACCCCTCAGTCTGTCTCCACGGTCTGAGGAAGTTGACGCCCCACAGCcccaggaggaggagcaggatgGACCATCAGCTCGGACCCTGGAACGCTACCTGAATGACTCGCTGCACGCCTGGTTCCGCCAGGAGTTCCTGATGGAGTATGAAGCAGAGGCTGGCCGGTTGCTGTGCATGGTGTGTGGAGGAGAACTGCCGTCGCTTCACCTGGACCACATCAAGAGCCATGTGCTGGACACCCACCCCAACTCCTTGGTCTACAGCTCCGAGGAGAAGCACTGCATCCTGCAGGCCTGGGCTCAGACTCATG AAGAGTCAGATAACTCAATTAAATCAGAGCCCAGCACCAAAGAAGGTGGGGTGGACCTCTTTGCTCAGGATGTGGAGGCCATCCAGCTCAACACTGACTTGTACCCAGAAAGTGATGGCCCTTTAACTCAGGACACTTGTCTTATCGGTGAGGACGGTGGCGTTGGAGTTCAACAACAGGGACCCCAGCCCCTCCGCCAGCCCAGGAAGAGGCGGCTGCGTGGGGGCAACCCATGGAGACTCCGCCTTGACTACCTGGTGGCCTATGGGCCTCAGGGCCAGGACACATTCTGCATGGTGTGTTCTCAGGTCCTGCGCGAAACCAAGGTCAGCAGCTTTCGCCGCCACATCCAGGAATGTCACCCTGAGACAACAACCTTGAGCCGACAAGAAAGGGAAGCCATGGCTGCTGCCTGGACCAAAGATTACTCTAGTGAAGGCATGCAAATTCAAGATG AAATCAACCCTAGTGAAGCTACTACAGGAGAAACAAATGAGGACGCCTCCCCTGATGTCAGAACACCCAGTAAAATGGTGAAGAAGGAGGAGGGTGTTAGCGGACGGAAGGGTAAAGCAAGGGACAGCAGCATCACAGCCACACCTTCTCGTCACGGCCATTACCCCGGGAAGGACCAGAGGAGGAACTACCAGGTGCGCTGGCGGATGGAGTACCTAATGGACTACGACTGCAGGAGACACGGGCTGATCTGCATAGTGTGTGGAGCCACTCTGGCCACGCTGAAGGTCAGCACCATCAAGAGACACATCCAGCAGGTACATCCCCACTCTCTGGACTACAGCCCAGAGGAGAAGCATCAGGCCTTGCTGAGCTACAACCAGACTGCCCTGCACTTCGTCCACTCTGATGACTGCTTCTCCTCCCAGGACCACGGACACACCG